The following is a genomic window from Caproiciproducens sp. CPB-2.
TTTATGAAGGAAAGTGTGTTATTATTAAAGTAAAGATAACTAAATTAAAATTCAGGTGAGAAGGGCAGTTATGGGTATTACCGTTAGAGAATTTACACGTGAAGATATTCCGGCTATGATTATAATTTGGAATGAGATCGTTGAGGACGGAATTGCTTTTCCTCAGACGGAGCTTTTGGAGGAAAAGAACGGCATGGAATTTTTTGAAAGCCAGTCTTTTACCGGGGTGGCAATTGAGCAGGAAACAGGTAACCTGGTCGGGCTGTATATCCTGCATCCAAACAATGTAGGCAGATGCGGGCATATTTGTAACGCGAGCTATGCTGTAAAGGGCGATGAACGAGGAAAGAGAATCGGTGAGATTCTGGTTTTGCACTGTATTACTAAGGCGAAGGAAACTGGCTTTAAAATACTGCAGTTTAACGCTGTCGTAAGCACAAATACTGCAGCTCTCCATTTGTATAAAAAGCTGGGATTTGTCCAGCTTGGTGTCATTCCCGGGGGATTTCTCATGAAAGACGGAAGCTATCAGGACATCATCCCGCATTATTATGTATTGCAATAATAATGAAGGTCTTACCTATAACACCACGCAGGACCTGCGGTGGCATCCGAATCCGATTACCGACGCCGTTTGATGGATGGCCTATCCGCTAAGAGGCATGATGAGAGTGTTGCATGAACGGCCCTGTACGCCTGTGGTATAATATAGATAAGAAAACTCTCAGCTTTGAGAGATAAAATGATTTCGGGAGTGACGGCAATGGAGTATTCCATGATCAGGCAGAATTTTGAAAAGCATGGTTTTTCAACTCAGCTTTTTTCATCGAAAGAAGAAGCGAGCGATTATCTGGTGAACACCCTCCAGCGTCAAACGATTGGATTCGGTGGAAGCGCGACTCTGAAGGAAATGGGACTGTTTGAGGCTTTACAACAAAACAATGCCGTGGTATGGCACAATAAGGTGCCTTCCCGGGACGTCCGGCGCTTGGCCAACTGCGCAAATATCTACATAACCAGTGCAAACGCCGTGACTGAGTCCGGAGAGATCGTCAATATCGACGCGACGGGAAATCGTGTTTCCATGACGGCTTTCGGTCCCGAAACATGCTACTATATTGTGGGGAAAAATAAAATCACAGCAAATCTGAGTGACGCAATCTACCGCTGCAAGAACGTGGCCGCCCCGAAAAACGCCAAACGGATGAACGCAAAAACCCCCTGCGCCAAAAATGCGGACAAATGCTATGATTGCAACAGCCCTGAGCGGATTTGCCGTATAACGACCATTATAGACCGTGCCCCGATGGGCATGAAGTGTGAAATCATCTTTATAGACCAGGAATTAGGGTTTTAGCAATGCCCATTTTGGGTATTCCCTGTTTTGGCGTTGATGGAGTGAAGGCCTTGAACCGCTGTGTTAAGAGAAACAAAAACAAAGAAAGCACAATCACCTGCACGAGTCCCGCTGTCTGCTGTTTTCCAGCAGACAGCGGGATTTCTTGATATTAACGGTACAATCATAGAAGCAATGTGACAGGAAATACCAATACGTGAGGGGATAATATTTGCCGGCGTCCGGCGGACTGCTGTTTTTCATCCTGCGTTATAGATGGAATTCATTACTAAAGTAAGTGCTATTGACAAAGCATCTATTCCGTGTTACTATATAGCAGTAATAAGTATCACTCCATACAAGTCATACATAATAGTAAAGAAGGGATTATACTGGAAAACCTGACGGAAATGCTCAAAGGCGTGCTTGAGGGCTGCGTCCTTGAAATCATAAGCCGTAAAGAAACCTACGGCTACGAAATCACGCGGCGGCTGAACGCCCTTGGCTTCACGGATGTTGTGGAGGGAACGGTGTACACCATCCTGCTCCGGCTTGAAAAAAGCAAGTTGGTAGAGATCACCAAAAAGCCCTCCGACCTGGGGCCGCCGCGAAAGTTTTTCGCGCTCAACGACGCGGGGCGCGAGGAACTGCGGAGGTTCTGGGAAAAATGGGAATTTGTCGCGTCGAAAATCAACCAATTAAAGGAGGAGCAATCAGATGTCTGAATTTTTCGATAATTATTTTAATATCAAAAAAATAATCGGGAGCAAACGCGAATACAAGCAGCAGATGGCAAGGGTGGAGGCTCTGCCGAAAGACTATCAATACGTATTTAAAAAAATCCAAAGTCACATGTGGATGTTCGCGGCGGGATCCGGCTATGACATGATGAAGATCCATTATGACCTGATAGAACTGTTCGAGGCCGGCGCGGCGGAAGGCAAGCCTGTTTTGGAGATTACCGGAGAGGATGTGGCCGCATTCTGCGACGAGCTTTTGCGCAGCGCCAGGACATACACGGAAGACTGGCGTGAGGCGCTCAACCGCGACATACTGAAAAAACTTGGAAAGGGTAAGGCTTCAAAATGACAGAAACCGCTATTCAGGTAAAAGGGCTGCAAAAGTCCTACAAAAAACTTCATGTTCTGAAGGGCGTGGATTTCGAGGTGGAAAAAGGCAGTATTTTTGCCCTGCTCGGTTCCAACGGCGCGGGCAAAACGACGATTGTCAAAATCCTCACCACACTGCTCAAATCCGACGGTGGGACCACCGTAGTGAACGGCTTTGATGTAACGAAGGAACCCGGCAAGGTCCGGCAGTCGATCAGCCTGACCGGGCAGTTTGCTGCCGTGGACGAGATTTTGACCGGGCGGGAAAACCTCATCATGATCGCGAGGCTGCGGCATCTTGTTAATTCGCGCCAGGTCGCGGACGATCTGCTGAACCGCTTCGGCCTGACAGATGCCGCCGACCGCAGGGTTTCCACCTATTCGGGCGGGATGCGCCGCAGACTTGACATCGCCATGAGCCTGATCGGAAACCCGCGGCTCATTTTCCTCGACGAGCCGACCACCGGGCTTGACCCCGAGGCGCGCATCGAAGTCTGGAAGACGGTCAAAGAGCTCGCCGACAATGGCACGACGGTGTTCCTGACCACGCAGCATCTGGAAGAGGCCGAGCAGCTTGCCGACCGGATCGCCATCCTCCATAAAGGAAAAATAATCGTGAGCGGCACGCTCGAGGAGTTGAAAAAGCTGTTCCCGCCCGCGAAGGTGGAGTATATAGAAAAACAGCCGACGTTGGAGGAAATCTTCTTCGCAATCATCGGCAAGAAGGAGGAAAAATAAATGGAAGCGGCAAAGAACTACTTGTTCAGCGATATGAGCGTGATGCTTGGACGTTCCATGCGCCATATTTCCCGCAGCATGGACACCATCATCACGGTCTGCCTTACTCCGATAGCGATGATGCTGCTGTTCGTCTACGTGCTCGGCGGCGCGATTCAAGCCGGCACAGACAATTATGTAAATTATCTGCTGCCCGGCATCCTGCTGATGGCGATCGCGAGCGGCATCTCCTACACGGCTTTCCGCCTGTTTACGGATATGCAAAGCGGCATCTTCGAGCGGTTCCACTCCATGCCAATCGCGCGTTCCGCCGCCCTGTGGGGGCATGTGCTGACCTCGCTGGTATCTAACGCAATTTCGGTCGTCGTCATCATCCTTGTAGCGCTGATAATGGGCTTTCGTTCATCGGCAGGAGTATTGTCTTGGCTTTCCGTAGCCGGTATCCTCGTGCTTGTGATACTGGCCCTGACGTGGATCGCGGTGATTCCCGGGCTGACCGCAAAATCGGTGGACGGCGCAAGTGCCTTCTCCTATCCCTTGATTTTCCTTCCGTTTATCAGCTCGGCGTTTGTGCCGACCGAATCAATGCCGGGACCCGTCCGCGCCTTTGCCGAAAACCAGCCGGTAACTTCGATCGTGGATGCCATCCGCGCGTTATTATTTAATCAGCCTGTCAGCAATGAAATTTGGGCCGCGCTCGCGTGGTGCGTAGGTATCCTCATTGTTGCGTATCTGTTCGCAATGAGGGTCTACAAACGGAAAGCGGCATAAAACCCGGATATGAAACCTGACGGCAACGGCTTTGATTTACAAAAGCTATTGCCGTTATTTTTATGCAAGCACAGGAGTTAAGAAACCAAAGAATCCGAACTTCTCTCCTTTCGGAAAGAGGTTCGGATTCTTAACTATGGGATGCTGTTACAGGCTGAAATCCTTTCCGCCGTTCACTTTGTTAAACGCCAGCAGGGAAACCACCGTGAGCAGGGTCAGAATCGAAGAGAGCGCCGCCGCCACTCCGTAATTGCCGCGGACAACCTCCGTATAGACGGCGACGGTCAGCGTTTTTGTCCTGCCCGTATACAGAATGATCGCGGTGGACAGCTCGCTGATCATCGTTACCCAGCTTAAGATCGCGCCGGAAACAATGCCGGCGGCCATCATCGGAACGGTCACGCGGAAAAAGACCTTCATCTTGGAAGCGCCCAGTGAAATGGCCGCTTCTTCGATACTGATGGGAATCTGCTGCAGGATGGCCACCGAAGAACGGATGGTATACGGCAGCCTTCGGATGATCAGGGCAATCACCATAATCAGCATTGTCCCGCTCAGCATCAGAGGCTTCTGGTTAAAGCCCGTCAGCAGGGCAATGCCGAGAACGGTTCCCGGCACGATGTACGGAATCATGGAAAGGATATCGACCGTACTGGTAAGGGTGTTTTTGCGCCGCACCACCAGATAGGCAATCAGCACGGCGAGCAGGATAATCGCGATCAGGGAAAGCATCGGGATGATAATGGTATTCTGGATGCTTCTTCCCAGCTTGGAAAACGCGGATTCGTAGCTGCCCAGAGAATAGCCGCGGATAAAAATTTTGCCCGAGGTCTTTTTAAAGGACGTATAAGTGACGTATACCTGCGGCAGGATGGCAATCGCCACCACCAGATAGGAAAAAAGATATACGAGCACTTTCCTGCCCCCCCTCGGCTCCCTCTCTTCAATGGGATGCAGGGCGTTCAGGGCGAAGGAATTCCTGTTGGAAACATATTTCTGCACAAGGAAGACAACGGTGGTGATGACAATGGCGATAATCGCGATTGCCGCCGCAAAACCGTCGTTCCCCCCCACTTCATTGATAAACTCCGTATACAGGACGACAGGGAACGTGCGGTACCCCTCGCCGATCAGCATCGGCGTACCGAAATCCGCGAACGACCGCATAAAGACCAGCAGGCCGGCCGCGAGCAAAGTCGGCATGATAAGAGGGACTACCACCTTGAAGAAGCATTTGACGCCGGAACAGCTCAGGTTGTTCGCCGCTTCAATCAGAGAATTGTCGATGTTCTTCAAGGCGCCTCTCGCGTACAGGAACACCAGCGGGAAAAGCTGCAGGGACATGACCAGCACGATTCCCCCGAAGCCGTAGATGTCCGGCAGGAGAATGCCCAGCTTCCGGAAGAAAGCCGTGATGACCCCGCTGCGGCCCAGAAGCAGAATCCAGGAGTACGCGCCGATGAACGGAGCGGACATGGACGCGACTACAATGAGGATATTCAGCACCGACTTTCCCCTGATCTTAAAAACAGAAAAGAGGTAGGCAAGCGGAGTACCGATGGCAATGGAAAGGGCGGTTGCCGCCAGCGAGACCTTGAAGCTGTTCAGCAGGGTATCGAAGTAATAGCTCTTTGAAAAGAACTTCACAAAGTTTGCCATGGTGAACTGCCCGGTCTGTGAATCGTAAACGGACTGCTGCATCAGATGGGCCATCGGATAGATCAGGAACAGCAGATAGACCGCGATGGTGCACAGCGTAAGGGTTCCCCAGATGTCCAGGCGGAATTTGCTATTGTCTTTCATAAGCTTCGCTCCTCACAAGGTTGCGGCCGCCCTCTTTGTCAAACACATTGATTTTGTGTTTTTTCACCTGAAGCAGCACGTTCTGTCCGGGCTTCAGCTCATCTTCCAGGGAAGACTCCTCAACGATTTCCACCGTGAGGCCGCTCTCGGTCTCCACGGCGTAATGCGTATTCAGGCCAAGATATGTATACTCCTTTACGACGCCGTGAATCCCCTCGCCGCCCTGCTTGCTGATGACAAATTCCTCCGGGCGCACGGAGCACTGCACTTCCTGGTCCTCCAGCATATTCAGGCATTCCAGTGGCACCCGGTAGCCGTTGGGGAAAATCAGGGTGCCCCGCTCCGCCCTGGCCGGCAGGATATTGGTCCGGCCGATAAAGGTTGCGACAAACACGTTTTTAGGTCTCTGGTAAATTTCCTTCGGCGCGCCGACATGCTGGATCACACCGTCCTTCATAACCGCAATGGTATCACTGATGGCCATGGCCTCTTCCTGATCGTGTGTGACATATACGGTGGTAATTCCGACGTTTTTCTGCGTGTGGCGGATGACGCTCCTCATTTCCAGACGCAGCTTTGCGTCCAGATTGGAAAGCGGCTCATCCATCAGCAGAACGTCCGGCGAAATCACAAGGGCGCGCGCCAGCGCGATACGCTGCTGCTGCCCGCCGGAAAGCTGGTTCGGCATTCGTGCGGCATACTGCGCAATCTGCATCAGCTGCAGGTATTTTTCCGTCAGCTCCTGTGTTTTTTCTTTTTCCATTTTGCGGTTTTTCAGCCCGAAGGCGACGTTATCGCGCACCGTCATATGGGGAAAAATGGCATAATTCTGAAAAACCATGCCGATATTCCGCCTGCTTGGATCAATGTCGTTGATACGCGTATCGTTGAAGTAGATATCACCGCCCTCGATGGAATTGAAGCCGGCAATCATGCGCAGCAGGGTTGTTTTTCCGCACCCGGAGGGACCCAGCAGCGTAAAAAGCTCCCCGTTTCTTATTTCAATATTCAAATCCGGGATAACCGTATTGTTCCCGTATTTCTTTACGGCGTTTTGGATCAGGATCTTACTCATTTCATACCCCCGCAGTTCTTATCGATGGTTGCTCTTATTTACTCTGAAGGCTGGTGTAGATATCCGTGTATTTGTTTACAATGTCCTGTTTATGAGAGCTGACATAGGGGATATCTTCCTCAATGACGTGGATTTCGGACATCGGGGTCATAAAGTCGCTGGTTTTCGCGTCCTTCAGCACCGGGCGGTTGGTCAGCGTGCTGCCCCAGATATTCTGCACTTCCTCACTGATAATGAAATCGATGAAGAGCTTCGCATTATCCATGTTCTTGGCGCCCTTGATGATGGTAGCGGACGCAGGGAGGTAAACCGCGCCTTCCTTGGGATAGATCACCTTGACGGGAGCACCGTCGCGCACAAGCTGCGCACAGGGGTCTTCGTAGGAAAGTCCAACCACATTTTCGCCGTCCGCGACGCTCTTGTAAACCGCGGAGGAGCTTTCACAGATTTTACCGCCGATATTCGTGAACAGATCTTTTACATATTTCCATGCGTTTTCGTCTTCATAGCCGCCCATCGCCAGCAGGATGTTGGTAAGCTGCGCAAAAGCGGAAGAGGAATTGGCCGGGTCGGCCGTGGCGATCTTGCCTTTGAGCTTCGGGTTCAGCAGGTCGGCATACCCTTCGATCTTGATATCGCCGATCAGGTCGGTGTTGACGATCAGGCAGCTGCCGTCCAGAACGTTCCCGGTAATGAACCCGCTGGTGTTTTTGTAGGCATCCAGCACACCGGCGTCATTCTTGGAAACATACGGCTCCCACAAATCCTTATTGTCATACGCCAAAGACCAGGAACCGCCGAACATAACGTCCGCGTACGGGTCTTCCTTTTCGGACTGGATCCGTTTGATCAGCTCGCCGGTACCCGCCTGGATGACTTCGACATCCACGCCGTACTTTTCTTCAAACAGCGGGATGGTGGCGTTCATCAGGCCCTCGGAGTTCGGGGAATAGATGACCAGCTTGCCGCCGCCCTGTTTTTCCGAAGACGCGGCTTCGGAAGCGGCGCTGCCGGCTCCGTTCGCCTGGGAAGCGGCCGGTGCGGAAGAACAGCCTGCCGCGGAAACGGCAAGCACAACGGAAAGAATCAGTGCCATAAACTTTTTCATTTCATTTCCTCCTCTAAGTTTGGTGTTTTAATTTGGTATCTTTATTTTATAAAAATATTGCATAAAATGAATACCTGAATTACGGAACAAAATAGAAAAGATACCGAACAATTTTGATCCGGTATCTTTTTCTCAGCGAATTTTCAGCTTGTATTCCTTGGGCGAGCACCCCACATACTTTTTAAAAACATGGCTGAAATATTTGTAATCCCCTATGCCGCACGCTCCCCCGATCTCGGAAATCGGAAGCCGGTTCTCCTGCAGGAGAGAAAGTGCTTTCTGGATGCGGTACCGGTTCAGGTACTCGATCACCGTGGTCCCCAGCGCTTTCTGAAACCTCTGGTTGATGTACCGGTCGGAATAGAACAGCTTCTCCGACAATTCCGCAAGTGTGATTTTTTGAGTATAATTCTGCGCGATGTAATCCAGAATCTGCACGACCACGGGGTCCTCCGGATGCTCCAGCTTCATATTGCCGAACAGGGAAATATCCTTCAGCTCCGCCACACCTTTATTTTGTTTGTGTAAAATACGGATGTTCTCACATTCCAGGGCGGCGCGGTCAAGCGCTTCCATCATTTCTTCCTGATTCAGCGGTTTCAGGATATAATCGGAAACTCCGTTCCGGATCGCCTCCTTGGCATATTCAAAGTCGGAATAGCCGGTTAAAAGAATTGCCACATAATCGTTCTGGCATTTCGTTTCAGCAATCATCTGCAGCCCGTCCATGACCGGCATATTGATATCGGTAATCACGATATCCGGGTTGAGCGTCCGGATCAATTCCTTTCCTTCCACACCGTTGCGGGCTTCCCCCACCACGGTACAGCCGTGCTCTTCCCACGGCACCGCGTAACGGATGCCCTTTCGGATAATATCCTCGTCCTCCACCAGTATTACGCTAAACATCTTTTCTCCCCCTGCGCAGCAGCTTTGCCGTAACGGTAAAGTTTTTTCCTTCCTCACTGTTGATAAACAGGCCGCACTCCTCCCCATATTCCAGAATGATCCGGCGGGAAAGGTTCTGCAGGCCGTTGTGCTCGGTCTTGATTCCTTCGGAAACAATCATGCTCTGCAGGCGTTCCAGCATCTCCACAGGAACCCCCGGACCGTCGTCCTCCACACGCAGAAACAGATAATCGTCCTCGCACCAGGCCCTGATCTGAACAGAAAGCTCCATCTGCTTCTGAAAACCGTACTTGATGCTGTTTTCAATCAGCGGCTGCAAAAGCAGCTTCGGAATCATGCACTGGCTACAGTCCGGCTCTATTTTCATCCGGCACCGGAAACGCTCCCCGAACCTTGTTTTCTGGATATACAGATAATCCTCTATGTAACCGATATCCTCCGAAAGAAGGACGTCCTGTTTGGTATTGTTGATGCTGTAGCGAAGAATGTGAGTAAATTTTTCCAGCAGATACGAAGCTTTTTCCGCGTCTCCAAGGATGAGGTACTTGATATTGTCCAGCGTATTGTAAATGAAGTGCGGATTAATCTGCGTCTGCAGGTTCCTCATCTCAATCATACTGTTCAATTTAATCAGATCGGTGTTGCGCGTGTTGAGTTCGTTGATGCTTTTCACCATTTTATTGATCTGCGCCGCGATCTCCTCGACTTCGTCCCCGGTGTCAATCTGAATGATATGCTCGTTGTCCCCGTGACGGATGACGCGGATCTCCCCCACCAGCGCCTCTACGGACTGAGCGGTTTTTTCCGCCATCATCTGGGACAGCTTTCGGAACATTACCAGCCAGATGCAGCCCAGCAGAACGATCGTCATCACGCCGATGATGATATAGAGCGAATTCCCGGGAGAATACACAAACGAATAGAGCACCGCTTTTTTATCCGTCAGAACCCGCGCGCCGGTCCGGTACCGGTTCTCCTGCACCGTTACAAAGTGCTGGGAGGGATCCGCCTTGTATTTGTTGGTGTTGCGCTCGGAAAGGAACGCGCTTTTGGAGCAGTAGATGATATCCCCGTTCAGGTTTGTGATAATGCAGTCATACTGATATCCTGAAAAAAGGCTGCCCCAGTCGTTTCCGTTCAGATAAGCCATGACAAATCCGGCCAGCACCCCATGCTGGTAAACGGGTTTTGCAAAAACGCACTCCGAGCTGTCTCCGGAAAAATAATAAACGGTCGTGTAAATGGGCAGGTTGGCTTTCAAGGCATTATCCGCCACAATTTTATTGAATTCCGTTCTGTGCAGGTTCATCGCTTCCTGCCCAAAGCTGGTATAGACGATCTGTTTTTCCCGGTTCATCAGAATCATACGAACGCGCACCGGGCTTACCACGTTATGCTTGCTGAGGGAGTACTGCACCTCCCGGCTGTCGGAAACGCCGGTCATACAGCGAAGAAAAAGCCCCTCGTTTTCTTCATCCTCCAGATAAGCGGTGACATCTTCATAAACCTCATCAAACGTGCGGTTCAGAAAGTTCAGATGTTCCTCCATATTAAAATTCTGATTGAGATAATTCAGCCCGAAAATGGGGATACAGAACAGCAGGCAGCCGACAATGACCAAAAAAATGATCTTTTGCAGCGCCTGCTTTTCCAGTTGTTTTTTAAAAGGACTGTCCGCTGTTTCTCCCGTCCGCAATTCTATCATCCCTGCCTTGCCCGCAATTCCGTATGCAGGATACAAATTCAATTATAATTCGTTTTCATTAAAGCATATTTTGTCAGAATTAACAAGTGTTCCCGCCATCCCGTATCCTTAAAATATGGAGATAAGGTATCCCGTCCGGACATCGGCACAAATAAATGCGCCGATCCCGGCGGCATTGCCCCGTCAGGACCGGCGTATATGAGTTCTATAGAGGATCAAAAAACGGCTGGTTACCAAGACAGCCCTTCTAACCGTTTTTATCCGGCTAAAAGGGCTGTTTTATAAATGCAAAGAATTTTTAATCAACCGTTTTTGTTTCTCCGATTTTCATAAAGCACGGCCATTGCTCGATACTCAGCAAATCGGGATGCTTCTTAAAGTATTTCACAAAATCGCCGTTTGGATGAGCCACATTATACCATCTTTCGCATAGCTCAATGATTTGCATGTGGGCTTCTATTTCCGTAACTTCGTCACGGGATAAATCACTGTAATACATAGAGGGCACCTCACACTGATACATTATCAGCCATCATCATCCGGGCCTTTCCGAGAATCAGCATAACAGAGACCCAAAATATACTCAGGCTGACGATAAAAGAAAATTGAATACTGCTTATAAGTAAGAAGATAATTGTTACGATGAATTCTACGGAGAGAATAATTCTGGTTTTCCTTCTGTAGTGGTGTACTTCAGCATCATCAAGTGGTTTATTGATATTTTCTACGGGCGCTAAAATCACAATAATCAGGGAAGCTGGAATGAGAACTGCAATCGACGTGATAAATGCCATATAGCCCGGGCAGAATTTCGTCAGCAACAGCACAAAAAGGATCATCAGCCACGACATCCCATAGCAGCCCAGTTTGGTTTTGGCGTGGTAACCGCCCGCATAAACCCGAAGGAAGGAATACGATACGATAAATACAAAAGTCTCTAACAGCATACCGAGGAACAAACCGACGAAAAGCATAGTGGAAAAATGAATCATTTTGAGGAGAGCGGTCTGCACTCCAAAAGAATAGAGATCCTTATCTTTTTCCGAGATCAAGCCGCTCTCACTCAGGGCTTTCACGATCCAGTTGGAAAAATTGGTCAGCATCAGAATTTTCTGAGGCTCTTTACCGCTTCAGGGAGCTTGTCCTGATAAGCAAGTAGTACGCAAGACGTATTGGCGGACTGGCGAGCTTCCTGCATCGCGATTTTAGAAACCAAATCCAGTGCCTTCATTTTTACATTTTTCTGACCGTTTTTCATTTTCAACACCCCTTGTTAATTTATTGACTCCATTATAATCGAATTTTGGCTGTTCACAAGGGGGTTTACCTAACTTACAGTTTTTTGGACTGAAATACAGAGATTATGCCGTTATCGGAAAATAAACACATTTACAGACTGCTGCTTCTTCGGCTCACCGGAAAGATAATGCTCACAGAAAATTTGCCCTGTTCAACTTCTATATTAATATCTCCGTCGTATTTTTTTACAGAGGAGTTCACATTGGAAAGGCCGATCGCTTTATGGTTTTTCTTATTGGAAAGAAATTTTTCTTCACTTTTTACGGGGATTTCCTGAATGGAATTGATGAGGTTAATAATAAACATATCGTGAAACTGATAAATACGCAGTTCAATTCTTTTTGTGCCGTCGATAATCCTGTTGCACGCCTCTATGGCATTATCCAGTAAGTTGGCAAAAATCGCCGTAATGTCGATATCATCAATAAAATTCAGATTCAGGTTTTCCACAGAATAAATAAATTCGATTCCATCCAGATGACAGATTTTCATCTTTTCATTTACAATGATATTTAAAATCCTGTTGTTGCAATTGAATTTCATCCCCAGTTCATCTACGATTTCTGATATTTTTTTAGCATATTCAAGGCCTTCCGTATTTTGTCCCGCCGTGTAAAGCCGTTCAAACACTCTGACGTGATTTTTGATATCATGCATGATTTTCTGGGAGTTATTATACTCAATTTCCAGCTGCTGGTAATAATTGTACTGCATGTCCATTCTTTGCTGAATCAAAACGATTTCACTCTCCAGTTGATCTGATTTGGATACATTTTCAAAGAAATAGATCACTGCCAGATTCAGTATGATGGAAATAACCGCAAGCATCATCATAATAAAATGAGTAGTAGTAGGATCAACCTTGTAGGCGGCCAATATCGCAATAAAATAAATAATCGCAACATTCGAGACAGGAAGCAGGGCCAGAAAAATATACTGCTTTTTATACAGATAGGTAATCTTCTGTCTTTTAAAACAAATAATCAACAACTTACAGACGGCAAACATAAAGGTCTGAACAACAATCACATTA
Proteins encoded in this region:
- a CDS encoding accessory gene regulator ArgB-like protein, translated to MLTNFSNWIVKALSESGLISEKDKDLYSFGVQTALLKMIHFSTMLFVGLFLGMLLETFVFIVSYSFLRVYAGGYHAKTKLGCYGMSWLMILFVLLLTKFCPGYMAFITSIAVLIPASLIIVILAPVENINKPLDDAEVHHYRRKTRIILSVEFIVTIIFLLISSIQFSFIVSLSIFWVSVMLILGKARMMMADNVSV
- a CDS encoding cyclic lactone autoinducer peptide → MKNGQKNVKMKALDLVSKIAMQEARQSANTSCVLLAYQDKLPEAVKSLRKF
- a CDS encoding sensor histidine kinase, whose translation is MIELRTGETADSPFKKQLEKQALQKIIFLVIVGCLLFCIPIFGLNYLNQNFNMEEHLNFLNRTFDEVYEDVTAYLEDEENEGLFLRCMTGVSDSREVQYSLSKHNVVSPVRVRMILMNREKQIVYTSFGQEAMNLHRTEFNKIVADNALKANLPIYTTVYYFSGDSSECVFAKPVYQHGVLAGFVMAYLNGNDWGSLFSGYQYDCIITNLNGDIIYCSKSAFLSERNTNKYKADPSQHFVTVQENRYRTGARVLTDKKAVLYSFVYSPGNSLYIIIGVMTIVLLGCIWLVMFRKLSQMMAEKTAQSVEALVGEIRVIRHGDNEHIIQIDTGDEVEEIAAQINKMVKSINELNTRNTDLIKLNSMIEMRNLQTQINPHFIYNTLDNIKYLILGDAEKASYLLEKFTHILRYSINNTKQDVLLSEDIGYIEDYLYIQKTRFGERFRCRMKIEPDCSQCMIPKLLLQPLIENSIKYGFQKQMELSVQIRAWCEDDYLFLRVEDDGPGVPVEMLERLQSMIVSEGIKTEHNGLQNLSRRIILEYGEECGLFINSEEGKNFTVTAKLLRRGRKDV
- a CDS encoding sensor histidine kinase, translated to MLIICFKRQKITYLYKKQYIFLALLPVSNVAIIYFIAILAAYKVDPTTTHFIMMMLAVISIILNLAVIYFFENVSKSDQLESEIVLIQQRMDMQYNYYQQLEIEYNNSQKIMHDIKNHVRVFERLYTAGQNTEGLEYAKKISEIVDELGMKFNCNNRILNIIVNEKMKICHLDGIEFIYSVENLNLNFIDDIDITAIFANLLDNAIEACNRIIDGTKRIELRIYQFHDMFIINLINSIQEIPVKSEEKFLSNKKNHKAIGLSNVNSSVKKYDGDINIEVEQGKFSVSIIFPVSRRSSSL
- a CDS encoding response regulator transcription factor, which translates into the protein MFSVILVEDEDIIRKGIRYAVPWEEHGCTVVGEARNGVEGKELIRTLNPDIVITDINMPVMDGLQMIAETKCQNDYVAILLTGYSDFEYAKEAIRNGVSDYILKPLNQEEMMEALDRAALECENIRILHKQNKGVAELKDISLFGNMKLEHPEDPVVVQILDYIAQNYTQKITLAELSEKLFYSDRYINQRFQKALGTTVIEYLNRYRIQKALSLLQENRLPISEIGGACGIGDYKYFSHVFKKYVGCSPKEYKLKIR